The following proteins come from a genomic window of Thiothrix unzii:
- a CDS encoding nitrate reductase subunit alpha: protein MSHFLDRLMYFTRPKESFSNGHGVMTIEDRKWEDSYRHRWQHDKVVRSTHGVNCTGGCSWKIFVKNGLVAFEMQQTDYPRTREDLPNHEPRGCQRGASFSWYLYSPHRIKYPLIRGRLLDLYRAERSSGKDPVDAWAAIQADENKRQKYVAVRGLGGFVRATWEEVTEITAAANIHTIKKWGPDRIYGFSPIPAMSMISYAAGSRYLSLIGGACGSFYDWYCDLPAASPQTWGEQTDVPESADWYNSTYIIIAGANLPMTRTPDAHFAFEVRYKGAKVVSMAPDYAEYVKAADLWMPVRQGTDAAAFLAMGHVALKEFYINSQDPYFQEYARTYTDLPMQVMLRSHENGTFVSDRLLRASDFDGALGETNNPDWKTIVFDEMSKAFVAPNGSIGFRWGEDGKWNLLPKNAADQSDIQAELTCVGHQDEVVSVGFPHFNHDEPDLLFRNVPVRKVTLANGETALVASVFDLQIAQYGIDRGLGGGNVAKDYSDASVAYTPAWAAKVTGVKAADIERTGREFAYNASKTKGKSMVIMGAAINHWYHNDLAYRSIMNLLHMCGCVGQSGGGWAHYVGQEKLRPQAGWAPIAFALDWQRPPRHMNSTSYWYFHTDQWRYETLDADTLLTPAGKAKNKGYSLADYNVAASRMGWLPTAPHWNANPLELVAEAEKAGATDEASISKHIVGKLQDGSLDVAFADVDNPVNWPRNLFVWRANLIGTSAKGHEYFLKHLLGAQNGVLQEGGSGRANKEVKWHEDAPIGKLDLMVDINFRLNSTGAYSDIILPTATWYEKNDLNTTDMHPFIHPLAEAVSPGWESKSDWQIFKSIAKTFSPLAEKHLGTRKDVVALPMQHDSPMELAQPFGQVVDWKRDGVAPIPGKTMPILKVVERNFGDTYKKYIALGPLMIKLGNNIKGVDWNTEAEYEELKKCNYTVKEPGVSFGMPSLEEDISVCDSVMRMAPETNGEVAHKAWSAMSKKTGIDHHHLYAGRHEDKITFRDIQAQPRKIITAPTWSGIESETVSYTAGYTNIHEHIPFRTLTGRAHFYQDHEWMLDFGEGFCTYKPMVDLGELKGLPAAVLNKPHLSLNWITPHSKWGIHSSYQDNLRMLTLFRGGPYVWVAEDDAKTIGLEDNDWVEAVNHNGATVARVIVSQRIPRGMAMMYHAQEKNINVPGSPSTGKRGGILNSVTRVLVKPTNMIGGYAQLAYSFNYYGTVGCQRDTMVALHKIADKDVDWLERPLTPAREAQRNPNGIGPK, encoded by the coding sequence ATGAGCCATTTTCTAGACCGCTTAATGTATTTCACCCGCCCGAAGGAAAGCTTCTCTAACGGTCACGGGGTTATGACCATTGAAGACCGCAAATGGGAAGATTCTTATCGCCACCGCTGGCAGCATGACAAGGTGGTACGTTCCACCCACGGCGTAAACTGCACGGGTGGCTGTTCATGGAAGATTTTCGTCAAGAACGGCTTGGTTGCATTTGAAATGCAGCAAACCGATTACCCGCGTACCCGCGAAGACCTGCCTAACCATGAACCGCGTGGTTGCCAGCGCGGGGCTTCGTTTTCGTGGTACCTGTATAGCCCGCACCGTATCAAATACCCGCTGATCCGGGGTCGTTTGCTCGACTTGTATCGCGCCGAACGCAGCAGCGGCAAAGATCCGGTGGATGCATGGGCAGCGATCCAAGCCGATGAAAACAAACGCCAAAAGTATGTGGCGGTGCGCGGTTTGGGCGGTTTCGTGCGGGCAACATGGGAAGAAGTAACGGAAATCACTGCTGCTGCCAACATCCACACCATCAAGAAATGGGGGCCAGACCGTATTTACGGTTTCTCCCCGATTCCAGCGATGTCGATGATTTCCTACGCCGCAGGTTCACGGTACTTGTCCCTCATTGGCGGGGCTTGCGGTTCTTTTTATGACTGGTACTGCGACTTGCCAGCCGCTTCCCCTCAGACATGGGGCGAGCAGACTGACGTACCGGAATCAGCCGACTGGTACAACTCTACCTACATCATTATTGCTGGTGCAAACCTGCCGATGACCCGTACCCCGGATGCGCATTTTGCTTTCGAGGTGCGTTACAAGGGTGCGAAAGTGGTATCAATGGCACCGGACTACGCCGAATACGTCAAAGCCGCCGATTTATGGATGCCAGTACGTCAAGGCACGGATGCCGCCGCGTTTCTGGCAATGGGTCACGTCGCGCTGAAAGAGTTCTACATCAACAGTCAAGACCCCTACTTCCAAGAATACGCCCGCACTTACACCGACCTGCCGATGCAGGTGATGCTGCGCTCACACGAAAACGGTACGTTTGTATCTGACCGTTTGCTCCGCGCTTCTGACTTTGACGGCGCGTTGGGTGAAACCAATAACCCGGACTGGAAAACCATTGTTTTTGACGAAATGAGCAAGGCATTTGTTGCCCCGAACGGTTCTATCGGTTTCCGTTGGGGTGAGGATGGCAAATGGAACTTACTGCCCAAGAATGCCGCTGACCAGAGCGATATTCAAGCCGAACTGACTTGCGTCGGACACCAAGACGAAGTGGTTTCCGTTGGCTTCCCGCATTTCAACCATGACGAACCTGACCTGCTGTTCCGCAATGTACCCGTGCGCAAAGTGACGCTGGCGAATGGTGAAACCGCGCTGGTGGCTTCGGTATTCGACCTGCAAATTGCCCAATACGGCATTGACCGTGGCTTAGGCGGTGGCAATGTTGCCAAAGATTACAGCGATGCCAGCGTGGCTTATACCCCGGCATGGGCAGCCAAAGTCACGGGCGTGAAAGCGGCGGACATTGAGCGCACCGGGCGCGAGTTTGCCTACAATGCTTCCAAGACCAAGGGCAAGTCGATGGTCATCATGGGCGCGGCAATCAACCACTGGTATCACAACGACCTCGCTTACCGTTCCATTATGAACCTGCTGCACATGTGCGGTTGCGTAGGGCAATCTGGCGGCGGCTGGGCGCATTATGTCGGGCAGGAAAAACTGCGTCCGCAAGCGGGCTGGGCACCGATTGCCTTCGCGCTTGACTGGCAGCGTCCGCCGCGCCACATGAACTCCACCTCGTACTGGTATTTCCACACCGACCAGTGGCGTTACGAAACCCTCGACGCTGACACGCTGTTGACACCTGCCGGGAAAGCCAAGAACAAGGGCTACTCGCTGGCAGATTACAACGTGGCTGCTTCGCGCATGGGCTGGTTGCCAACCGCGCCGCACTGGAATGCCAACCCGCTGGAGTTGGTGGCTGAGGCTGAAAAAGCCGGGGCAACCGATGAAGCCAGCATCAGCAAACACATTGTTGGCAAGCTGCAAGACGGCTCGTTGGATGTGGCATTCGCCGACGTGGATAACCCGGTCAACTGGCCGCGCAACCTGTTCGTATGGCGTGCCAACCTGATTGGGACTTCTGCCAAAGGTCACGAATACTTCCTCAAACACCTGCTGGGTGCGCAAAACGGCGTGCTGCAAGAAGGCGGTTCCGGGCGTGCCAACAAGGAAGTGAAGTGGCACGAAGATGCGCCCATCGGCAAGCTCGACTTGATGGTGGACATCAACTTCCGCCTCAATTCCACTGGCGCGTATTCCGACATTATCCTGCCAACGGCGACGTGGTATGAGAAAAACGACCTCAACACCACCGATATGCACCCCTTCATCCACCCATTGGCAGAAGCGGTATCACCGGGGTGGGAATCCAAGTCTGACTGGCAAATTTTCAAGTCGATTGCCAAGACTTTCTCGCCACTGGCAGAAAAGCACTTGGGTACACGCAAGGACGTGGTAGCCCTGCCGATGCAGCACGATTCACCGATGGAACTGGCGCAACCGTTTGGGCAGGTAGTTGACTGGAAGCGTGACGGCGTTGCCCCGATTCCGGGTAAAACCATGCCGATCTTGAAAGTGGTCGAGCGTAATTTCGGTGACACCTACAAAAAGTACATCGCCCTAGGGCCGTTGATGATCAAACTCGGCAACAACATCAAGGGTGTGGACTGGAACACTGAAGCTGAATACGAAGAGCTGAAGAAGTGCAACTACACGGTGAAAGAACCGGGCGTTTCCTTCGGGATGCCGTCGCTGGAAGAAGACATCAGCGTGTGTGATTCGGTGATGCGCATGGCTCCTGAAACCAATGGCGAAGTGGCGCACAAGGCATGGTCAGCGATGTCGAAAAAGACCGGCATTGACCATCACCACCTGTACGCCGGACGGCACGAGGACAAGATCACCTTCCGCGACATCCAAGCCCAGCCGCGCAAGATCATTACCGCGCCTACCTGGTCGGGGATTGAGTCTGAAACCGTGTCGTATACCGCCGGTTACACCAATATCCACGAACACATCCCGTTCCGCACCCTGACCGGACGGGCGCATTTCTACCAAGACCACGAGTGGATGCTGGATTTCGGTGAAGGTTTCTGTACCTACAAGCCGATGGTGGATTTGGGTGAGCTTAAAGGTTTGCCTGCTGCTGTCCTCAACAAGCCGCACCTGAGCCTGAACTGGATTACCCCGCACTCCAAATGGGGCATCCATTCCAGCTATCAGGACAATTTGCGGATGCTGACGCTGTTCCGGGGCGGGCCTTACGTGTGGGTGGCGGAAGACGATGCCAAAACCATTGGGCTGGAAGACAACGACTGGGTGGAAGCGGTCAACCACAACGGTGCAACCGTGGCACGGGTGATTGTGTCGCAGCGTATCCCTCGCGGGATGGCGATGATGTACCACGCACAGGAGAAGAATATCAACGTACCGGGTTCGCCTTCCACTGGGAAGCGCGGCGGTATTTTGAACTCCGTGACCCGCGTACTGGTCAAGCCGACCAATATGATCGGCGGTTATGCGCAGTTGGCGTACAGCTTCAACTATTACGGCACGGTCGGTTGCCAACGCGACACGATGGTGGCTTTGCACAAGATCGCAGACAAGGACGTGGACTGGCTGGAACGTCCGCTCACCCCTGCCCGCGAAGCGCAACGCAACCCCAACGGCATCGGCCCCAAGTAA
- the narH gene encoding nitrate reductase subunit beta, translated as MKVRAQFAFVFNLDKCIGCHTCSVTCKNVWTNRKGVEYAWFNNVESKPGIGYPKNWADQNQWKGGWELKGGKLELKSGDRKSKLLNIFANPDMPEIDDYYEPFTYNYAHLQNAPLLEATPTARPQSQITGETMEKIHWGPNWEDDLAGEYSKRSKDVDMDGIQKEMYSQFENTFHMYLPRICNHCLNPACVAACPSGSIYKREEDGIVLVDQDKCRGWRMCISSCPYKKVFYNWESGKAEKCIGCYPRVESGMPTVCSESCVGRIRYNGIMLYDADKIETLASTQNEQDLYEAQCNIFLDPNDPKVIEAARAEGINEDWIIAAQKSPIYKMAIDWKIAFPMHPEFRTLPMVWYVPPLSPVQSQIDQGNLPVGPDGAIPLAGTMRTPIQYLANLLTAGKTAPVESALNRLIAMRSYQRSVHVEGIADTRALDAAGITEDQAKEMYRYLAIANYEDRFVIPTGHEEVRLEDFYAFQGQNGFTFGNDSSAGISKTSLFPERRKETVEVCVIQPLSKLKP; from the coding sequence ATGAAAGTCAGAGCACAATTCGCATTCGTCTTCAACTTGGACAAGTGCATCGGTTGCCATACCTGTTCCGTCACCTGCAAGAACGTGTGGACGAACCGTAAGGGCGTGGAATATGCGTGGTTCAACAACGTCGAATCCAAACCGGGTATCGGCTACCCCAAAAACTGGGCAGACCAGAACCAGTGGAAAGGCGGCTGGGAACTCAAAGGCGGCAAGCTGGAGCTGAAATCAGGCGACCGCAAGTCCAAACTGCTGAACATTTTCGCCAACCCGGATATGCCGGAAATTGACGATTACTACGAGCCGTTCACCTACAACTACGCACATTTGCAGAATGCACCGTTGCTGGAAGCCACCCCAACTGCCCGCCCACAATCGCAGATTACGGGTGAGACGATGGAAAAAATCCACTGGGGGCCAAACTGGGAAGATGACCTTGCAGGCGAATACTCCAAGCGTAGCAAGGACGTGGACATGGATGGCATCCAGAAGGAGATGTACAGCCAGTTCGAGAACACCTTCCATATGTATCTGCCGCGTATCTGCAACCATTGCCTGAACCCGGCGTGTGTGGCGGCTTGCCCATCCGGTTCGATCTACAAGCGTGAGGAAGACGGCATTGTACTGGTGGATCAGGACAAATGCCGGGGCTGGCGGATGTGTATTTCCTCCTGCCCGTACAAGAAGGTGTTCTACAACTGGGAATCCGGCAAGGCAGAAAAGTGCATCGGTTGCTACCCACGGGTGGAATCCGGGATGCCAACCGTGTGTTCCGAGTCCTGCGTTGGGCGTATCCGTTACAACGGCATTATGCTGTATGACGCGGACAAGATCGAAACGCTGGCAAGCACCCAGAACGAGCAGGACTTGTACGAAGCCCAGTGCAACATCTTTCTCGACCCCAACGACCCTAAGGTGATCGAAGCCGCACGCGCTGAAGGCATTAACGAAGACTGGATCATCGCCGCGCAAAAATCACCGATCTACAAGATGGCGATTGACTGGAAGATTGCGTTCCCGATGCACCCGGAATTCCGCACCCTGCCGATGGTGTGGTATGTGCCACCGCTTTCCCCAGTACAGTCGCAGATCGACCAAGGTAACCTCCCCGTCGGCCCCGATGGTGCAATCCCGTTGGCAGGCACGATGCGTACCCCGATCCAGTACCTTGCCAACCTGCTGACCGCAGGCAAAACCGCGCCAGTGGAAAGTGCCCTGAACCGCCTGATTGCAATGCGCAGTTACCAGCGTTCGGTGCATGTGGAAGGCATTGCTGATACCCGCGCACTGGATGCGGCGGGCATCACCGAAGACCAAGCCAAGGAAATGTACCGTTACCTGGCGATTGCCAACTATGAAGACCGTTTCGTCATCCCCACCGGGCATGAGGAAGTGCGGCTGGAAGACTTCTACGCCTTCCAAGGGCAGAACGGTTTCACCTTCGGCAACGACTCTTCCGCAGGCATTTCCAAAACCTCCTTGTTCCCTGAACGGCGCAAGGAAACGGTGGAAGTCTGCGTTATCCAACCCTTGTCCAAGTTGAAGCCATAG
- the narJ gene encoding nitrate reductase molybdenum cofactor assembly chaperone yields the protein MFYRLLARLLDYPTAELQSALPEIWAQLEKLPEGERKVVGNFLAHLHWEDMTEWQALYVRTFDMVPDNALHLSHHLFGDDKNRGPALIDLSEFYKEYGLELAANELPDYLPLMLEFSSQLEQDEAKMFLSQWVKVLGQLALNLEKVESPYAPLIRLIEQRSQLVTAKAA from the coding sequence ATGTTTTACCGTTTACTCGCAAGGTTGTTGGATTACCCAACGGCTGAATTGCAGAGTGCTTTACCCGAAATCTGGGCGCAACTGGAAAAACTACCGGAAGGGGAACGCAAGGTGGTGGGCAACTTTCTTGCCCATTTGCACTGGGAGGATATGACCGAATGGCAAGCATTATACGTGCGTACTTTTGACATGGTTCCTGATAATGCCTTGCATCTGAGCCATCACCTGTTTGGGGATGACAAAAACCGGGGGCCTGCACTGATCGACTTGAGTGAGTTCTACAAAGAATACGGTCTGGAACTGGCAGCCAATGAGCTGCCGGATTACCTGCCGTTGATGCTGGAATTCAGCAGCCAGTTGGAGCAGGACGAAGCCAAGATGTTCCTGAGTCAATGGGTCAAAGTGCTGGGCCAGCTTGCCCTGAATCTGGAGAAAGTGGAAAGCCCTTATGCACCGCTAATCCGCCTGATTGAACAACGCAGCCAGCTTGTTACTGCAAAAGCGGCATGA
- the narI gene encoding respiratory nitrate reductase subunit gamma, whose product MFDLHTFLYGVFPYIATIVFLLGSWIRFDHEQYTWKSDSSQLLSKQNMRLMSNLFHVGILGIFFGHVAGMVLPHGLWVGLGISDLAHQWIAILAGLAFGGAVVAGGAMLWQRRMFNKRVRAASRWMDINILGWLVITACFGLLTVPFSIGHAVKGDVSTMLVLGEWIRSILILQPEPELIRNVDTVYKVHVFFGMSVFLFFPFTRLVHVWSAPVPYLFRAYQVVRTKRRL is encoded by the coding sequence ATGTTTGATTTACATACATTTTTATACGGGGTATTCCCCTATATCGCCACCATCGTGTTCCTGTTGGGAAGCTGGATACGTTTCGACCATGAGCAATATACTTGGAAAAGTGACTCGAGTCAGTTACTGTCCAAACAGAATATGCGGCTGATGAGCAATTTGTTCCACGTCGGTATTTTGGGGATTTTCTTCGGGCATGTCGCAGGGATGGTTCTGCCACATGGCTTGTGGGTAGGGTTGGGTATTTCGGATCTTGCGCACCAGTGGATTGCGATCTTGGCAGGCTTGGCATTCGGTGGTGCAGTGGTTGCCGGTGGCGCAATGCTGTGGCAGCGGCGGATGTTCAATAAGCGGGTACGCGCCGCGAGCCGCTGGATGGACATCAATATCTTGGGTTGGTTGGTAATTACTGCCTGCTTTGGGTTGCTGACTGTGCCGTTTTCCATCGGTCATGCGGTGAAAGGTGATGTTAGCACCATGTTGGTATTGGGTGAGTGGATTCGTAGTATCTTGATCCTGCAACCTGAGCCGGAACTGATCCGCAATGTGGACACCGTTTACAAGGTTCATGTGTTCTTCGGGATGTCGGTGTTTCTGTTCTTCCCGTTCACCCGTTTGGTTCATGTATGGAGCGCACCTGTGCCGTACTTGTTCCGTGCTTATCAAGTGGTGCGTACTAAACGCCGCCTGTAG
- the moeA gene encoding molybdopterin molybdotransferase MoeA yields the protein MPELNVNPQSFDKKQLMLSVEEAQARILEAILPITTKERVGLRQGLGRILADPLLARMDVPSHRNSAMDGYAFRHIDTDIHKAFYVAGVSMAGHPFHDSLDIGQCIRIMTGAVVPADADTVVMQEHVSREGDIMTLQRIPIPGANVRHPGEDLCTGDAVLLAGRKLNAADLGVLASQGIGEVDVLRRPRVAFFSTGDELKGIGEVLQPGDVYDSNRYTLFGMLNKLDVDILDLGVIPDQQEAVEHAFAQASQLADVVITSGGVSVGDADYVTDTLRKTGTVDFWKIAVKPGKPLAFGKLNDRCLFFGLPGNPVSVMATFLLFTRAAILKLRGETMIELPEYSAICDTPLQKAPGRKDYQRGVCHLDVRGQWHVRSTGMQGSHILSSMSTANCFIALPLLAGDVNAGEIVNIIPFHELL from the coding sequence ATGCCTGAATTGAATGTCAATCCACAATCATTCGACAAAAAACAACTGATGCTCAGTGTTGAGGAAGCTCAGGCTCGTATCTTGGAAGCCATATTGCCCATTACCACGAAGGAGCGCGTTGGTTTACGGCAAGGATTGGGGCGTATTCTGGCAGATCCGTTACTGGCACGGATGGACGTTCCCTCTCACCGCAATTCCGCGATGGATGGTTATGCATTTCGACACATTGATACAGATATTCACAAGGCATTTTATGTAGCGGGTGTTTCAATGGCTGGGCATCCTTTCCACGACTCACTGGATATTGGTCAATGTATACGCATCATGACAGGAGCAGTGGTTCCTGCCGATGCCGATACGGTAGTGATGCAGGAGCATGTATCACGAGAAGGGGACATCATGACCCTGCAACGAATTCCCATTCCGGGGGCTAATGTCCGTCATCCCGGTGAGGATTTGTGTACTGGGGATGCAGTTTTACTTGCTGGACGAAAATTGAATGCTGCTGACCTTGGGGTACTGGCCTCGCAAGGCATTGGCGAAGTGGATGTGTTACGCCGTCCACGTGTGGCCTTTTTTTCCACTGGCGATGAACTCAAGGGTATCGGTGAAGTCCTGCAACCGGGTGATGTGTATGACAGCAACCGTTATACCCTATTCGGGATGCTGAACAAGCTGGATGTAGACATCCTCGATCTGGGGGTTATCCCTGATCAGCAAGAAGCGGTAGAACACGCTTTTGCTCAGGCAAGCCAACTTGCTGATGTGGTGATTACCAGCGGTGGTGTCTCTGTAGGGGATGCCGATTATGTGACGGATACCTTGCGTAAGACTGGCACGGTGGATTTCTGGAAAATTGCCGTCAAACCCGGCAAGCCACTGGCGTTCGGTAAGCTCAATGACCGCTGCCTGTTCTTTGGTTTACCCGGTAATCCAGTATCAGTGATGGCGACTTTCCTGTTATTTACTCGTGCCGCCATTCTGAAGCTGCGAGGGGAAACGATGATCGAACTTCCTGAATACTCAGCTATTTGTGATACACCTTTGCAGAAAGCACCGGGGAGAAAGGACTACCAGCGGGGTGTTTGCCATTTGGATGTACGAGGGCAATGGCACGTTCGCAGTACGGGGATGCAAGGTTCACACATCCTAAGCTCCATGAGTACCGCAAACTGTTTTATTGCTCTGCCTTTGCTGGCAGGCGACGTAAACGCGGGTGAGATAGTCAATATCATTCCGTTCCATGAACTACTCTGA
- the moaA gene encoding GTP 3',8-cyclase MoaA encodes MDKGLVDPFGRTISYLRVSVTDRCDLRCFYCMPEAFNSYEIPDNWLTFNEIERVVSAFSALGVSRLRLTGGEPLVRKGLPELATRLAALPGITDLSLSTNANRLVHDALVLKQAGISRLNVSLDSLQPKRFQLITKGKLDKVMAGLMAAKAAGFAPIKINMVVMQGINDDEVLDMVEFCLEHRFTLRFIETMPMGETGRNARDSYYLSLQTVKARLAEHYNLLPSIMEGGGPAQYYTIGDTGLKIGFITPISQHFCATCNRVRLGVDGTLYLCLGQEHSVALRPLLRAGISDVALQGVIRKALWLKPLEHNFNQTQTQVLRFMSMTGG; translated from the coding sequence ATGGACAAAGGACTCGTTGACCCTTTTGGACGCACTATCAGTTATTTAAGGGTATCCGTAACTGATCGTTGCGATTTGCGTTGCTTCTATTGTATGCCAGAGGCATTTAACAGCTACGAGATTCCTGATAATTGGCTAACATTCAATGAAATTGAAAGAGTTGTAAGTGCTTTTTCAGCCCTAGGCGTGAGTCGGTTGCGTTTAACGGGCGGTGAACCGTTGGTGCGCAAGGGCTTGCCCGAACTGGCAACGCGGCTGGCAGCATTACCCGGTATTACCGATTTATCCTTAAGCACCAATGCTAACCGACTAGTGCATGACGCACTGGTGCTCAAGCAGGCAGGCATTTCCCGTCTCAATGTCAGTCTCGATAGCCTGCAACCTAAACGCTTTCAACTCATTACCAAAGGCAAGTTGGATAAAGTCATGGCAGGCTTGATGGCAGCCAAAGCCGCTGGGTTTGCCCCCATCAAAATCAATATGGTGGTGATGCAGGGCATCAACGACGACGAAGTGCTGGATATGGTGGAATTCTGTCTGGAACACCGCTTCACCCTACGTTTTATTGAAACCATGCCGATGGGTGAAACGGGGCGCAATGCCCGCGATTCGTATTACCTGAGCCTGCAAACGGTTAAGGCACGGTTGGCGGAACACTACAATTTGTTGCCGTCGATCATGGAGGGCGGTGGCCCGGCACAGTATTACACCATCGGTGATACGGGGTTGAAGATTGGATTTATTACGCCAATTTCGCAGCATTTTTGTGCTACCTGTAACCGTGTGCGGCTGGGTGTGGATGGCACGTTGTATTTGTGTTTGGGGCAGGAACATAGCGTGGCATTGCGTCCGTTATTGCGGGCGGGGATTAGCGATGTGGCGTTGCAAGGAGTGATCCGCAAGGCGTTGTGGCTGAAGCCGCTGGAGCATAACTTCAACCAAACGCAAACGCAGGTGTTGCGGTTTATGTCGATGACTGGCGGATAG
- the ubiU gene encoding ubiquinone anaerobic biosynthesis protein UbiU encodes MPKPLLELICPAGSLPALKAAVDHGADGVYLGLKDNTNARNFSGLNFDAKALTEGIRYAHAKNRKVLMALNTFPQPATLKRWQQAVDTAASAGLDAIILADPGLMAYAQKHHPQLRLHLSVQGSATNYEAINFYHEHFGIQRAVVPRVLSLQQVENVVRHTPVEIELFGFGGLCVMVEGRCLLSSYACGDSPNTFGACSPGHAVRWQQTPQGMETRLNGVLIDRYTDHEKAGYPTLCKGRFEVQGETYYALEEPTSLNTLEMLPDMHRLGIAAIKIEGRQRSPAYVAQVTQVWRAAIDAVKRNPQGFKAQPAWLAQLDKVSEGSMHTLGAYYRPWK; translated from the coding sequence ATGCCCAAACCACTACTCGAACTCATTTGCCCCGCTGGCAGCTTGCCTGCTCTCAAGGCAGCAGTAGACCACGGTGCAGACGGCGTTTACCTCGGTCTGAAAGACAATACTAACGCCCGCAATTTCAGCGGGCTGAATTTTGATGCCAAAGCACTGACGGAAGGTATCCGCTACGCTCATGCCAAAAACCGCAAAGTACTGATGGCACTCAACACCTTTCCGCAGCCTGCCACGCTCAAACGCTGGCAACAAGCGGTGGATACCGCTGCCAGCGCGGGCTTGGATGCAATTATTCTTGCCGACCCCGGTCTGATGGCGTATGCGCAAAAGCACCACCCGCAATTACGCCTACACCTTTCCGTGCAAGGCTCGGCAACCAATTACGAAGCCATCAATTTCTACCACGAACATTTCGGTATCCAACGTGCCGTCGTACCGCGTGTGTTATCGCTGCAACAAGTGGAAAACGTGGTAAGGCACACCCCAGTGGAAATCGAGCTGTTCGGCTTCGGCGGCTTGTGTGTGATGGTGGAAGGGCGGTGTTTGTTATCGTCTTATGCGTGCGGTGATTCACCCAATACCTTTGGGGCGTGTTCCCCCGGTCATGCGGTACGCTGGCAACAAACCCCGCAAGGCATGGAGACCCGCCTCAATGGAGTGCTGATTGACCGTTACACCGACCACGAAAAAGCAGGCTACCCCACGCTGTGTAAAGGTCGTTTTGAAGTGCAAGGCGAAACCTATTACGCGCTAGAAGAGCCGACCAGCCTGAATACGCTGGAAATGTTGCCCGATATGCACCGCCTCGGCATTGCCGCCATCAAAATCGAAGGTCGCCAGCGCAGCCCCGCCTATGTTGCCCAAGTCACCCAAGTGTGGCGTGCCGCAATTGATGCAGTGAAGCGCAACCCGCAAGGCTTTAAAGCACAACCCGCGTGGTTGGCACAACTCGACAAGGTTTCCGAGGGCAGTATGCACACCCTCGGTGCTTATTACCGCCCGTGGAAATGA
- the ubiV gene encoding ubiquinone anaerobic biosynthesis protein UbiV — MTIAIKLTLGSLLYYWPRQTVLSFYQQVENWAVDTVYLGETVCSRRHELRLDDWLGIAERLNSAGKEVVLATQTLIESESDLKALRKIVDNGPFRVEANEFGAVRLLFEEGMPFVAGSALNVYNPDTLALLASWGAVRWIPPVEMPRTMLAAMPVPATMETEVFAYGRLPLAFSSRCFTARHYNLQKDACQFRCIDHPDGLAMNTREGEGFLAINGTQTQSGKVHSLVHHLGELVGTPVTALRLSPQRQGMAEVVATFRAALDGELPAAQAATQLATYLPAPACDGYWLGTAGLNPVTV, encoded by the coding sequence ATGACAATTGCTATCAAACTCACACTGGGTTCTTTGCTGTATTATTGGCCGCGTCAGACGGTGCTATCTTTCTACCAACAGGTAGAAAATTGGGCGGTGGACACGGTGTATTTGGGCGAAACTGTGTGCTCCCGCCGCCACGAATTGCGCCTTGATGATTGGTTGGGGATTGCGGAACGGCTGAACAGTGCGGGCAAGGAAGTGGTGCTTGCTACCCAGACCTTGATCGAATCCGAATCCGACCTCAAGGCATTGCGTAAGATCGTGGATAATGGCCCTTTTCGCGTGGAAGCCAACGAATTTGGAGCAGTACGACTACTGTTTGAAGAGGGAATGCCGTTTGTGGCAGGTTCTGCCTTAAACGTTTACAATCCCGACACCTTGGCATTGCTGGCAAGTTGGGGGGCAGTGCGTTGGATACCTCCCGTCGAAATGCCACGCACCATGCTGGCTGCCATGCCCGTTCCGGCGACGATGGAAACGGAAGTGTTTGCTTATGGGCGTTTGCCATTGGCTTTCTCATCGCGTTGCTTTACCGCCCGCCATTACAACTTGCAGAAAGATGCTTGCCAATTCCGCTGTATCGACCACCCGGACGGCTTGGCCATGAATACCCGCGAAGGTGAAGGTTTCCTCGCTATCAATGGTACGCAAACCCAATCGGGCAAAGTGCATTCACTCGTCCACCATTTGGGCGAATTGGTGGGAACACCCGTTACCGCCTTGCGCCTGTCACCACAGCGACAGGGTATGGCAGAGGTGGTGGCAACTTTCCGTGCCGCGCTGGATGGTGAGTTACCCGCTGCGCAAGCCGCAACACAGTTGGCAACGTATTTGCCTGCCCCCGCTTGCGACGGGTATTGGTTGGGAACGGCGGGTTTAAATCCCGTCACTGTTTAA